One Silene latifolia isolate original U9 population chromosome 4, ASM4854445v1, whole genome shotgun sequence DNA segment encodes these proteins:
- the LOC141651791 gene encoding uncharacterized protein LOC141651791 translates to MGYSWIVDQGVPVVWHPWMSNRVLVPRHSFFIWLTVQNRLLTQDRLCKMKIIQENRCFLCGVDEENIEHLFFECCYAKKCLELVRIWLQVDIPVNLVLSWWVKKKMHSLLIKHILGAVIASLMYHLWQARNQSRIDHYVPRPERLIQCIRNEVLARVRGKSLILKSQLARVWIENCLSRVI, encoded by the coding sequence ATGGGCTACTCTTGGATAGTTGATCAGGGGGTCCCTGTTGTATGGCATCCTTGGATGAGTAATAGGGTGCTTGTGCCCAGGCATTCCTTCTTCATTTGGCTCACTGTTCAGAACAGGCTTTTGACTCAGGATCGCTTGTGCAAGATGAAGATTATCCAGGAGAATCGGTGTTTCTTATGTGGAGTTGATGAGGAGAACATTGAGCACCTCTTTTTTGAGTGTTGTTATGCTAAGAAGTGCTTGGAACTGGTGAGGATATGGTTACAGGTGGATATCCCAGTGAATCTGGTTTTAAGCTGGTGGGTAAAGAAGAAAATGCACTCATTGCTCATAAAACACATTCTTGGAGCTGTGATTGCAAGTCTGATGTATCACCTTTGGCAAGCAAGGAATCAGAGCCGAATTGATCATTATGTCCCTCGGCCTGAGAGACTTATTCAGTGTATTAGAAATGAAGTATTAGCAAGAGTTAGAGGCAAAAGTTTGATACTTAAAAGTCAGTTAGCTAGAGTTTGGATTGAAAATTGTCTGAGTCGTGTAATATGA